The Micromonospora sp. WMMD961 genome has a segment encoding these proteins:
- a CDS encoding low temperature requirement protein A — protein MLTRAGFPRGLGDSRSTSSATVLELLFDIVYVFALARLAGRVADDLTIVRHTLLSEAGQTVLFFTAMWMIWSLNALLSSTYDPRRPDLQAVLLATMFGTLVLAVTLPQAFGQRGVIFACTYVVIQVGRPIFLVFALRGHPGHAFALRVLTWHTASGVLWISGGISGGLGRGIFWTLALAIELVGAATDWPLPWLRSRGLGRIGVTVSQEHLAERYNQFFMIALAEVVLEAGAAVSFPGFTTGGTITLVAAFVTVVAFWRIYFYHVGSGRAPTASGQGVQLSRWASYSLLLIVGGIICTAVGFGQIIEDPHPPIDWALVAIVFGGPVLFLIGRSFLERESRNAPRCRALFFGATVLVVAAPPMVLVPPVAVAAVAAVILAGITVFDQRAHQRGRGPETNPTL, from the coding sequence GTGCTGACGCGCGCCGGGTTCCCTCGTGGGCTCGGGGACAGCCGGAGCACGAGTTCGGCAACCGTCCTGGAACTGCTGTTCGACATCGTCTACGTCTTCGCGCTCGCCCGCCTCGCCGGGCGGGTCGCGGACGACCTGACCATCGTCCGACACACGCTGCTGTCCGAGGCGGGCCAGACCGTCCTGTTCTTCACCGCGATGTGGATGATCTGGTCGCTCAACGCCCTGCTGTCGAGCACCTACGACCCGCGGCGTCCCGATCTGCAGGCCGTCCTGCTGGCGACGATGTTCGGCACGCTGGTGCTGGCTGTCACGTTGCCACAGGCATTCGGCCAACGCGGCGTAATTTTCGCCTGCACCTACGTCGTCATCCAGGTCGGCCGACCGATCTTCCTGGTGTTCGCCCTGCGGGGCCACCCGGGTCACGCGTTCGCGCTGCGGGTGCTGACCTGGCACACGGCGTCCGGCGTGCTCTGGATCAGTGGCGGCATCAGCGGTGGCCTCGGTCGGGGCATCTTCTGGACCCTCGCCCTCGCCATCGAGTTGGTCGGCGCGGCCACCGACTGGCCCCTGCCCTGGCTTCGCAGCAGAGGGCTCGGCCGCATCGGGGTGACCGTCTCCCAGGAGCATCTCGCCGAGCGGTACAACCAGTTCTTCATGATTGCTCTCGCCGAGGTGGTGCTCGAAGCTGGCGCGGCGGTCAGCTTTCCGGGCTTCACCACCGGGGGGACCATCACCCTCGTCGCCGCGTTCGTGACGGTCGTGGCGTTCTGGCGGATCTACTTCTACCACGTCGGGTCCGGTCGTGCCCCGACCGCGAGCGGGCAGGGGGTCCAGCTGTCCCGGTGGGCGAGCTACAGCCTGCTGTTGATCGTCGGTGGCATCATCTGCACCGCCGTCGGCTTCGGGCAGATCATCGAAGATCCGCATCCGCCGATCGACTGGGCCCTGGTGGCCATCGTCTTCGGCGGCCCGGTGCTGTTCCTGATCGGGCGGAGCTTCCTGGAACGGGAGAGCCGCAACGCACCGCGCTGCCGGGCGCTGTTCTTCGGCGCGACGGTGCTGGTCGTGGCGGCCCCGCCGATGGTGCTGGTCCCGCCAGTCGCCGTGGCTGCCGTCGCGGCGGTGATCCTGGCGGGCATCACCGTCTTCGACCAGCGAGCCCACCAGCGCGGGCGTGGGCCGGAGACCAACCCGACGCTGTGA
- a CDS encoding LacI family DNA-binding transcriptional regulator yields the protein MTGSRRRVTQHDIARMTGVSQATVSLVLNGRDDGNVRIAPETRERVLHAIRTTGYVADPVARRLAARHNRILGVFTYEPVFPTGTGDFYHPFLVGIEECAERLGCDLLLLTSAPVSGGRRRIFHDDNRLRLADGCVLLGRSLDRDELTRLVTEGQPFVSVGRRDDAGGPVPYVGADYPTATATVVRRALAAGHTALAYLGQGAGPESHADRMRGFRTALDEAGHPPRHLPTTDRSPAELLDALLAAGVTAAVVEEYADGVAIAQLARERGLDIPGDLSILALGDPTRPASTDIDFTGFRIPRREMGWQSVEVLTGLLEADPDTVPQRLVPCQPVDGATLAPPKVTP from the coding sequence GTGACTGGTTCGCGCAGGCGAGTCACCCAGCACGACATCGCCCGTATGACCGGCGTCAGCCAGGCGACCGTCTCGCTGGTGCTCAACGGCCGCGACGACGGCAACGTCAGGATCGCCCCGGAGACACGGGAGCGGGTCCTGCACGCCATCCGCACCACCGGTTACGTCGCCGACCCGGTCGCCCGCCGGCTCGCCGCCCGGCACAACCGCATCCTCGGCGTGTTCACCTACGAACCGGTCTTCCCGACCGGCACCGGCGACTTCTACCATCCGTTCCTGGTCGGCATCGAGGAGTGCGCCGAGCGGCTCGGCTGTGACCTGCTGCTGCTCACCAGCGCCCCGGTGTCGGGCGGCCGACGGCGGATCTTCCACGACGACAACCGGCTCCGGCTGGCCGACGGCTGCGTCCTGCTCGGACGATCGCTGGACCGCGACGAGTTGACCAGGCTGGTCACCGAGGGCCAGCCGTTCGTCTCGGTCGGCCGCCGCGACGACGCGGGCGGGCCGGTGCCGTACGTCGGCGCCGACTACCCGACCGCCACCGCCACCGTGGTACGCCGCGCGCTGGCCGCGGGCCACACCGCGCTGGCGTACCTGGGCCAGGGCGCCGGCCCCGAGTCGCACGCCGACCGGATGCGCGGCTTCCGGACCGCGCTCGACGAGGCCGGACACCCGCCCCGGCACCTGCCGACCACCGACCGCTCCCCCGCCGAACTGCTCGACGCCCTGCTCGCGGCAGGCGTCACCGCGGCGGTGGTGGAGGAGTACGCCGACGGCGTCGCCATCGCCCAACTCGCCCGCGAACGTGGGCTGGACATCCCGGGTGACCTGTCCATCCTTGCGCTCGGTGACCCCACCCGACCGGCCAGCACGGACATCGACTTCACCGGCTTCCGCATCCCCCGCCGGGAGATGGGGTGGCAGTCCGTCGAGGTGCTGACCGGGCTGCTGGAGGCGGACCCGGACACGGTGCCGCAGCGGTTGGTGCCCTGCCAACCGGTCGACGGCGCCACCCTCGCACCCCCAAAGGTGACCCCGTGA
- a CDS encoding FAD-dependent oxidoreductase, which produces MQADVLIVGGGLGGVAAALAALRAGRSVVLTEEFDWLGGQLTSQAVPPDEHSWVEQFGVTASYRRLRDGIRDYYRAYYPLTDRARQATTLNPGAGHVSRLCHEPRVAVAVLEAMLAPYRGAGRLRLLQPYLPVAADTDGDRVTGVTLAHRDTGEQVHVVAPYVLDATETGELLPLTGTEYVTGFESRGETGEPSAPDEAQPTNMQAFSVCFAVDHVDGDHTIDRPARYDFWRAYQPPFWGDRMLSFRSPNPRTLEISERSFTPNPDDDPWLVMADQRLSPGDGNLWTFRRIAARRNFLPGSYDSDICLVNWPMIDYFEHPLIDAPDPAHHIAAARELSLSVLYWLQTEAPRADGGTGFPGLRLRGDVTGTGGISTGGDVTHSGLAQAPYIREARRIRAEYTVVEQDLSLAVRGDKGAVSYPDAVGVGMYRIDLHPSTGGDNYVDVASCPFEIPLGALIPRRVENLLPAGKNIGTTHITNGSYRLHPVEWNVGEVAGLLADFCLARRVTPRAVRYTPGLLADFQNRLADEGVELRWPDIAGY; this is translated from the coding sequence ATGCAGGCCGACGTACTGATCGTCGGCGGTGGACTCGGTGGCGTCGCGGCAGCCCTCGCCGCGCTGCGCGCCGGCCGTTCGGTGGTGCTCACCGAGGAGTTCGACTGGCTCGGCGGCCAGCTCACCAGTCAGGCCGTACCGCCCGACGAGCACTCCTGGGTCGAACAGTTCGGTGTCACCGCCAGCTACCGGAGGCTGCGTGACGGCATCCGGGACTACTACCGCGCCTACTACCCGCTGACCGACCGGGCGCGACAGGCCACCACGCTCAACCCGGGGGCCGGACACGTCAGCCGGCTCTGTCACGAGCCACGGGTCGCGGTCGCGGTGCTGGAGGCGATGCTCGCGCCGTACCGGGGCGCCGGTCGGCTGCGGCTGCTCCAGCCGTACCTGCCGGTGGCCGCCGACACCGACGGCGACCGGGTGACCGGGGTGACTCTGGCGCACCGGGACACCGGCGAACAGGTGCACGTCGTCGCACCGTACGTGTTGGACGCCACCGAGACCGGCGAACTGCTGCCGTTGACCGGCACCGAGTACGTCACCGGCTTCGAGTCACGTGGCGAGACCGGCGAGCCGAGCGCGCCGGACGAGGCGCAGCCGACGAACATGCAGGCGTTCTCGGTCTGCTTCGCGGTCGACCACGTCGACGGTGACCACACCATCGACCGGCCGGCCCGGTACGACTTCTGGCGGGCGTACCAGCCGCCGTTCTGGGGGGACCGGATGCTCTCCTTCCGATCCCCCAATCCGCGCACGCTGGAGATCTCCGAGCGCAGCTTCACCCCCAACCCCGACGACGACCCGTGGTTGGTGATGGCCGACCAACGGCTGAGCCCGGGCGACGGCAACCTGTGGACGTTCCGCCGGATCGCGGCGCGGCGCAACTTCCTCCCGGGCAGCTACGACAGCGACATCTGCCTGGTCAACTGGCCGATGATCGACTATTTCGAGCATCCGCTGATCGACGCGCCCGACCCCGCCCACCACATCGCGGCGGCCCGCGAGCTCTCCCTGTCGGTGCTCTACTGGCTGCAGACCGAAGCACCGCGCGCCGACGGCGGGACCGGCTTCCCCGGGCTGCGTCTGCGTGGTGACGTCACCGGCACCGGCGGCATCAGCACCGGTGGCGACGTCACGCACAGCGGTCTGGCCCAGGCCCCGTACATCCGTGAGGCGCGGCGCATCCGCGCCGAGTACACGGTCGTCGAGCAGGACCTCTCCCTGGCCGTACGCGGCGACAAGGGCGCGGTCAGCTACCCGGACGCGGTGGGCGTCGGCATGTACCGCATCGACCTGCACCCGTCCACGGGTGGGGACAACTACGTCGACGTGGCCTCGTGTCCCTTCGAGATCCCGCTCGGCGCCCTGATCCCCCGGCGGGTGGAGAACCTGCTGCCCGCCGGGAAGAACATCGGCACCACCCACATCACCAACGGTTCGTACCGCCTGCACCCCGTGGAGTGGAACGTCGGCGAGGTCGCCGGCCTGCTCGCGGACTTCTGCCTGGCCCGCCGGGTCACTCCCCGCGCGGTGCGCTACACCCCCGGCCTGCTGGCCGACTTCCAGAACCGCCTCGCCGACGAGGGCGTCGAGCTGCGCTGGCCCGACATCGCCGGCTACTGA
- a CDS encoding sugar ABC transporter substrate-binding protein, protein MRKRLTAVVALAAMLGLSACGGGDSAGSDGPVSLRMTTWSANEAHLKLFNEIAAEYKSSHPNVAEITFDPIPFESYTTTLTTQIAGGNPPDLAWVLENAAPDFVSSGALLPLDETLRKTDGYAYDELAPAATKLWQSDGKLYGYPFSTSPFGIFVNTDLVKAAGAKSPAELIAANSWTWENAVTTASAVATRTGKAGLVVRDFDYKGWDNLSTIWTGWGAQAWSADGKTCGFNASEMVDAMTFLHKAIFTAKALPGPGTSADFFAGEAGMTITQISRASLLEKQKFGWDLVPLPAGPKGGYSVIGQGGMGVLKKGKHADVAADFLAFLTNPANSAKLAQFFPPPRTPLLTAATLAKTNPLLKPEQLQSVVIDGIANGVVKPNHTGQAELSQAVRSALDPMWKPDADVRAVLDGVCSAINPLLAK, encoded by the coding sequence ATGAGGAAACGGTTGACGGCCGTCGTCGCGCTCGCCGCGATGCTCGGCCTGAGCGCGTGCGGTGGCGGCGACAGTGCCGGCTCCGACGGCCCGGTCTCGCTGCGGATGACCACCTGGTCGGCGAACGAGGCACACCTGAAGCTGTTCAACGAGATCGCCGCGGAGTACAAGAGCAGCCACCCCAACGTCGCGGAGATCACGTTCGACCCGATCCCGTTCGAGAGCTACACCACGACGTTGACCACCCAGATCGCCGGCGGCAACCCGCCCGACCTGGCCTGGGTCCTGGAGAACGCGGCACCGGACTTCGTCTCCTCCGGCGCGCTGCTGCCGCTTGACGAGACCCTGCGCAAGACCGACGGCTACGCCTACGACGAGTTGGCGCCGGCCGCGACAAAGTTGTGGCAGTCCGACGGGAAGCTCTACGGCTATCCCTTCTCCACCTCTCCGTTCGGCATCTTCGTCAACACCGACCTGGTCAAGGCCGCCGGTGCGAAGAGCCCAGCCGAACTGATCGCCGCCAACTCCTGGACCTGGGAGAACGCTGTGACCACGGCCTCGGCGGTGGCGACCAGGACCGGCAAGGCGGGCCTGGTGGTACGGGACTTCGACTACAAGGGCTGGGACAACCTCTCCACGATCTGGACCGGTTGGGGTGCCCAGGCGTGGAGCGCGGACGGGAAGACCTGCGGCTTCAACGCCAGCGAGATGGTCGACGCGATGACCTTCCTGCACAAGGCGATCTTCACGGCCAAGGCGCTGCCCGGCCCGGGTACCTCGGCCGACTTCTTCGCCGGCGAGGCCGGCATGACGATCACCCAGATCTCCCGGGCCTCGCTGTTGGAGAAGCAGAAGTTCGGCTGGGATCTGGTGCCGCTGCCGGCCGGCCCGAAGGGTGGCTACTCGGTGATCGGCCAGGGTGGCATGGGTGTGTTGAAGAAGGGCAAGCACGCCGACGTCGCCGCCGACTTCCTGGCCTTCCTCACCAACCCCGCCAACTCCGCCAAGCTGGCGCAGTTCTTCCCGCCGCCGCGTACCCCGCTGCTGACCGCCGCGACGCTGGCCAAGACCAATCCCCTGCTCAAGCCGGAGCAGTTGCAGAGCGTGGTCATCGACGGGATCGCCAACGGGGTGGTGAAGCCCAACCACACCGGGCAGGCCGAGCTGAGCCAGGCCGTACGGTCGGCGCTGGACCCGATGTGGAAGCCCGACGCGGACGTGCGGGCCGTCCTGGACGGGGTCTGCTCGGCGATCAACCCGCTGTTGGCGAAGTAG
- a CDS encoding sugar ABC transporter permease, with the protein MPVLVDDGAGRAESRPAPGGAAAPRRRGWWTSRRRDQLAGLLFVTPQLVGTALFVLLPLGLVVWYSLHEWNVLADTFDFVGTDNYRELVDDPKLPGVLRTTLFFSVGLVVFNLALALLLAVLLNQRLRGTVVFRTLFFSPVVVSLVAWTIVWGFLLQDNGGVNGVAGAVGLDGPNWLRGEWTALLSVIVVQVVKNVGLNMVLFLAALQGVPAELYEAARVEGASRWTQFRRITVPLISPTILLTSIITVVGALQVFAQIAVLTQGGPGTSTTVLVYYLYQQAFQFHQFGYGSTLSVLLFLIVLTLTVVQWRMRRKWVFHEQ; encoded by the coding sequence ATGCCGGTCCTCGTGGACGACGGGGCGGGCCGGGCCGAATCCCGGCCCGCCCCGGGCGGCGCAGCGGCGCCCCGACGACGCGGATGGTGGACGAGTCGCCGGCGTGACCAGTTGGCTGGCCTGCTCTTCGTGACACCGCAACTGGTGGGCACGGCCCTGTTCGTGCTGCTGCCGCTCGGCCTGGTGGTCTGGTACAGCCTGCACGAGTGGAACGTGCTCGCGGACACCTTCGACTTCGTCGGCACGGACAACTACCGCGAGTTGGTCGACGACCCGAAGCTGCCGGGCGTACTCCGGACCACGCTGTTCTTCTCCGTCGGCCTGGTCGTCTTCAACCTCGCTCTGGCCCTGCTGCTCGCCGTGCTGCTCAACCAACGGCTACGCGGCACTGTGGTGTTCCGGACGTTGTTCTTCTCCCCCGTGGTGGTCTCGCTCGTCGCCTGGACGATCGTCTGGGGTTTCCTGCTCCAGGACAACGGCGGCGTCAACGGGGTGGCCGGCGCCGTCGGCCTGGACGGCCCCAACTGGCTGCGCGGCGAGTGGACCGCCCTGCTGTCGGTGATCGTCGTCCAGGTGGTCAAGAACGTCGGCCTCAACATGGTGCTGTTCCTGGCCGCGTTGCAGGGCGTCCCGGCCGAGTTGTACGAGGCGGCCCGGGTCGAGGGAGCGAGCCGGTGGACCCAGTTCCGCCGGATCACCGTGCCGCTGATCAGCCCGACCATCCTGCTGACCTCGATCATCACCGTGGTCGGCGCACTGCAGGTCTTCGCCCAGATCGCCGTGCTCACCCAGGGCGGACCGGGCACCTCGACCACCGTGCTCGTCTACTACCTCTACCAGCAGGCGTTCCAGTTCCACCAGTTCGGCTACGGCTCGACGCTGTCGGTGCTGCTGTTTCTGATCGTGCTGACGCTGACCGTCGTGCAGTGGCGGATGCGCAGGAAGTGGGTCTTCCATGAACAATAG